A single window of Nematostella vectensis chromosome 4, jaNemVect1.1, whole genome shotgun sequence DNA harbors:
- the LOC5506570 gene encoding uncharacterized protein LOC5506570 isoform X1 produces MWLCGSVEASLFAFLAYYSSFISVNTLPVGKNITLTKLYSVRFEDIADLSEGVTGDFGNLGINAQLDQASLAEKVTEFRLHRPGFQHVPHSISLESNAEPGLFLRYKNYKFHLEKAKPTGLFEKDATFVERQPVGPHSISLELFTHPGWFLCHETDAPFVLKATSKVVGSKEFDQKCVFRPVVRTPGTRLTTKTIITPKPLTDERQKELKAAEAAKLLDSLVAKESAGEIMAAKPTASTPAATKANDKTNGITSTASTPAATKANDKTNDITLKPAVKKISGQIISYRGSGAVNPRLLQYHTGNQAVPRGGARLLSPQRYQRPYGYGLAGAKGPVIKPYGPAYGPRTTSTGRLYLGQQQYKQNMRGANAKYVQAYNQKPANQYNVRGGGWGRMSATNYARKGNYRQAIYPQGFLAQTLNQLSSASTMRTAKPYVQRPKPVPYRPPINRAYSAPARTTLAAKQQTPPSQQVKGSSSVAITSGLGSGVALSYHHPKEPKPVDPKLATVDKGDKCIGLKFFNKLRRPVKIISSMKMAGYLVTAETFKLKTIFKHSRRNRKVIFYAQDLDDKEEVLLNNNNVVTVIPGPCDMPYRQLYITRPGQFTNQAIEDLLKQGPASTRSVVQSSPTGGFGQWSAFGPCSTSCGSGFQTRSRSCLPSRACLGPTVETRACIQPPCTKPQCVQTYGGNSNVGKCCSLPFIFRDTVYDKCIKHTHTGNMWCATTPNYDQDRTWGFCKQTERRSNTMYRPPGYLPAPVPHVDLPSLPSGCDPSCYNMCIPGCHVTCCSAHALAFPSVSNLGISFSLPFTCDRLISEKSNNMSKASHFPKANLDFGEEGQVPLFPRDSKRGGRMDIFWNHTIGFWLHFSKIIFHSSQASLYSDFCS; encoded by the exons ATGTGGCTTTGTGGATCGGTAGAGGCTTCACTTTTTGCGTTTTTGGCTTATTACTCCAGTTTCATCTCGGTCAACACCCTTCCCG TCGGAAAGAACATTACCCTCACCAAACTGTACTCTGTGCGATTCGAAGACATAGCGGATCTATCAGAGGGGGTTACGGGGGATTTCGGAAATCTTGGAATAAACGCACAATTGGACCAGGCGTCCCTCGCAGAGAAGGTGACCGAGTTCAGATTACATAGGCCTGGGTTCCAGCACGTCCCACACAGCATATCCCTAGAATCGAATGCGGAACCAGGCTTGTTTCTGAGATACAAAAACTACAAGTTCCACTTAGAAAAGGCGAAGCCGACTGGACTTTTTG AGAAAGACGCAACATTTGTTGAGCGCCAACCAGTGGGACCTCACAGCATCTCTCTCGAGCTTTTCACCCATCCGGGATGGTTCCTTTGCCACGAGACAGACGCTCCATTCGTCTTGAAGGCTACTTCGAAGGTTGTCGGTAGTAAGGAGTTTGACCAGAAATGCGTATTTAGACCCGTCGTGCGAACCCCCGGGACTAGACTGACAACAAAGACAATCATCACGCCAAAGCCATTAACAGATGAGAGACAGAAAGAACTCAAGGCAGCTGAGGCCGCGAAACTACTGGACAGTTTAGTTGCTAAGGAATCAGCCGGCGAAATTATGGCCGCGAAACCAACTGCCAGTACGCCGGCAGCGACGAAAGCAAACGATAAAACTAATGGCATAACTTCAACTGCCAGTACGCCGGCAGCGACGAAAGCAAATGATAAAACTAATGACATAACTTTAAAACCAGCTGTAAAAAAGATAAGCGGACAAATAATAAGTTATCGTGGATCTGGGGCCGTGAATCCGCGACTTTTGCAATATCACACGGGAAATCAGGCCGTTCCTCGAGGGGGAGCAAGGCTCTTGTCCCCGCAGCGGTATCAGAGACCTTACGGGTATGGATTAGCGGGCGCTAAGGGGCCTGTCATCAAACCTTACGGGCCTGCGTATGGTCCTCGAACAACCAGTACTGGGAGATTATACTTGGGTCAGCAGcaatacaaacaaaacatgCGCGGCGCTAATGCAAAATATGTGCAGGCGTATAATCAAAAGCCTGCTAATCAATACAACGTAAGGGGGGGTGGCTGGGGGAGAATGAGTGCGACGAACTATGCCAGAAAGGGTAATTACCGTCAAGCGATATATCCACAGGGTTTCTTAGCGCAGACTCTTAATCAGTTGAGCTCGGCGTCAACTATGAGAACTGCTAAGCCATACGTACAGAGACCGAAACCTGTACCTTACAGACCTCCTATCAATAGAGCTTACAGCGCGCCCGCACGTACGACTTTGGCTGCCAAGCAACAGACGCCACCATCTCAGCAAGTTAAAGGTAGTAGTAGTGTAGCGATCACGAGTGGCTTAGGCTCGGGCGTGGCGCTGTCGTATCATCATCCGAAGGAACCGAAGCCAGTGGACCCGAAGTTGGCAACGGTCGACAAAGGAG ATAAGTGTATCGGTCTGAAATTCTTTAACAAGTTACGCAGACCAGTGAAGATCATATCCAGTATGAAGATGGCTGGCTATTTGGTGACGGCCGAGACCTTCAAGTTGAAAACTATCTTCAAGCACTCGCGGAGAAATAGAAAGGTCATATTCTACGCACAGGATCTGGACGACAAGGAGGAAGTACTACTAAACAATAATAACGTGGTGACGGTGATTCCCGGCCCGTGTGATATGCCGTACAGACAGCTGTATATTACCAGGCCTGGCCAGTTCACCAATCAAG CCATTGAAGATCTACTTAAGCAGGGCCCAGCATCCACCAGGAGTGTGGTCCAGTCGAGTCCAACTGGCGGCTTCGGGCAGTGGTCAGCGTTCGGTCCGTGTAGCACGAGTTGTGGAAGTGGCTTCCAGACAAGATCGCGCTCGTGCTTACCCAGCAGAGCGTGCCTGGGTCCGACAGTAGAGACGAGAGCGTGTATCCAGCCCCCTTGTACAA AGCCTCAGTGTGTGCAGACATATGGCGGGAACTCAAACGTGGGCAAGTGTTGCTCGCTGCCGTTCATCTTCCGTGACACAGTGTACGACAAGTGCATCAAACACACCCACACGGGTAACATGTGGTGTGCGACCACGCCCAATTACGACCAGGACAGGACATGGGGGTTCTGCAAGCAAACAG AAAGACGAAGTAATACAATGTACCGACCTCCGGGCTACCTGCCCGCCCCAGTCCCTCACGTGGACTTGCCCAGTCTTCCTTCTGGCTGTGACCCCTCATGCTACAACATGTGCATTCCCGGATGTCACGTGACATGTTGTAGTGCGCATGCGCTTGCATTCCCTTCAGTGAGTAATTTGGGTATTTCATTCAGTTTACCGTTCACTTGCGACCGACTTATAAGTGAGAAATCTAACAACATGTCAAAGGCGTCTCATTTTCCGAAGGCAAATCTGGATTTTGGTGAAGAAGGCCAGGTTCCTCTTTTTCCCAGGGATAGCAAAAGGGGAGGGaggatggatattttctggaatcaCACAATTGGGTTCTGGCTTCATTTCAGTAAGATCATCTTCCATTCTTCGCAAGCATCACTTTATAGCGATTTTTGTAGCTGA
- the LOC5506570 gene encoding uncharacterized protein LOC5506570 isoform X2: MWLCGSVEASLFAFLAYYSSFISVNTLPVGKNITLTKLYSVRFEDIADLSEGVTGDFGNLGINAQLDQASLAEKVTEFRLHRPGFQHVPHSISLESNAEPGLFLRYKNYKFHLEKAKPTGLFEKDATFVERQPVGPHSISLELFTHPGWFLCHETDAPFVLKATSKVVGSKEFDQKCVFRPVVRTPGTRLTTKTIITPKPLTDERQKELKAAEAAKLLDSLVAKESAGEIMAAKPTASTPAATKANDKTNGITSTASTPAATKANDKTNDITLKPAVKKISGQIISYRGSGAVNPRLLQYHTGNQAVPRGGARLLSPQRYQRPYGYGLAGAKGPVIKPYGPAYGPRTTSTGRLYLGQQQYKQNMRGANAKYVQAYNQKPANQYNVRGGGWGRMSATNYARKGNYRQAIYPQGFLAQTLNQLSSASTMRTAKPYVQRPKPVPYRPPINRAYSAPARTTLAAKQQTPPSQQVKGSSSVAITSGLGSGVALSYHHPKEPKPVDPKLATVDKGDKCIGLKFFNKLRRPVKIISSMKMAGYLVTAETFKLKTIFKHSRRNRKVIFYAQDLDDKEEVLLNNNNVVTVIPGPCDMPYRQLYITRPGQFTNQAIEDLLKQGPASTRSVVQSSPTGGFGQWSAFGPCSTSCGSGFQTRSRSCLPSRACLGPTVETRACIQPPCTKPQCVQTYGGNSNVGKCCSLPFIFRDTVYDKCIKHTHTGNMWCATTPNYDQDRTWGFCKQTERRSNTMYRPPGYLPAPVPHVDLPSLPSGCDPSCYNMCIPGCHVTCCSAHALAFPSI; this comes from the exons ATGTGGCTTTGTGGATCGGTAGAGGCTTCACTTTTTGCGTTTTTGGCTTATTACTCCAGTTTCATCTCGGTCAACACCCTTCCCG TCGGAAAGAACATTACCCTCACCAAACTGTACTCTGTGCGATTCGAAGACATAGCGGATCTATCAGAGGGGGTTACGGGGGATTTCGGAAATCTTGGAATAAACGCACAATTGGACCAGGCGTCCCTCGCAGAGAAGGTGACCGAGTTCAGATTACATAGGCCTGGGTTCCAGCACGTCCCACACAGCATATCCCTAGAATCGAATGCGGAACCAGGCTTGTTTCTGAGATACAAAAACTACAAGTTCCACTTAGAAAAGGCGAAGCCGACTGGACTTTTTG AGAAAGACGCAACATTTGTTGAGCGCCAACCAGTGGGACCTCACAGCATCTCTCTCGAGCTTTTCACCCATCCGGGATGGTTCCTTTGCCACGAGACAGACGCTCCATTCGTCTTGAAGGCTACTTCGAAGGTTGTCGGTAGTAAGGAGTTTGACCAGAAATGCGTATTTAGACCCGTCGTGCGAACCCCCGGGACTAGACTGACAACAAAGACAATCATCACGCCAAAGCCATTAACAGATGAGAGACAGAAAGAACTCAAGGCAGCTGAGGCCGCGAAACTACTGGACAGTTTAGTTGCTAAGGAATCAGCCGGCGAAATTATGGCCGCGAAACCAACTGCCAGTACGCCGGCAGCGACGAAAGCAAACGATAAAACTAATGGCATAACTTCAACTGCCAGTACGCCGGCAGCGACGAAAGCAAATGATAAAACTAATGACATAACTTTAAAACCAGCTGTAAAAAAGATAAGCGGACAAATAATAAGTTATCGTGGATCTGGGGCCGTGAATCCGCGACTTTTGCAATATCACACGGGAAATCAGGCCGTTCCTCGAGGGGGAGCAAGGCTCTTGTCCCCGCAGCGGTATCAGAGACCTTACGGGTATGGATTAGCGGGCGCTAAGGGGCCTGTCATCAAACCTTACGGGCCTGCGTATGGTCCTCGAACAACCAGTACTGGGAGATTATACTTGGGTCAGCAGcaatacaaacaaaacatgCGCGGCGCTAATGCAAAATATGTGCAGGCGTATAATCAAAAGCCTGCTAATCAATACAACGTAAGGGGGGGTGGCTGGGGGAGAATGAGTGCGACGAACTATGCCAGAAAGGGTAATTACCGTCAAGCGATATATCCACAGGGTTTCTTAGCGCAGACTCTTAATCAGTTGAGCTCGGCGTCAACTATGAGAACTGCTAAGCCATACGTACAGAGACCGAAACCTGTACCTTACAGACCTCCTATCAATAGAGCTTACAGCGCGCCCGCACGTACGACTTTGGCTGCCAAGCAACAGACGCCACCATCTCAGCAAGTTAAAGGTAGTAGTAGTGTAGCGATCACGAGTGGCTTAGGCTCGGGCGTGGCGCTGTCGTATCATCATCCGAAGGAACCGAAGCCAGTGGACCCGAAGTTGGCAACGGTCGACAAAGGAG ATAAGTGTATCGGTCTGAAATTCTTTAACAAGTTACGCAGACCAGTGAAGATCATATCCAGTATGAAGATGGCTGGCTATTTGGTGACGGCCGAGACCTTCAAGTTGAAAACTATCTTCAAGCACTCGCGGAGAAATAGAAAGGTCATATTCTACGCACAGGATCTGGACGACAAGGAGGAAGTACTACTAAACAATAATAACGTGGTGACGGTGATTCCCGGCCCGTGTGATATGCCGTACAGACAGCTGTATATTACCAGGCCTGGCCAGTTCACCAATCAAG CCATTGAAGATCTACTTAAGCAGGGCCCAGCATCCACCAGGAGTGTGGTCCAGTCGAGTCCAACTGGCGGCTTCGGGCAGTGGTCAGCGTTCGGTCCGTGTAGCACGAGTTGTGGAAGTGGCTTCCAGACAAGATCGCGCTCGTGCTTACCCAGCAGAGCGTGCCTGGGTCCGACAGTAGAGACGAGAGCGTGTATCCAGCCCCCTTGTACAA AGCCTCAGTGTGTGCAGACATATGGCGGGAACTCAAACGTGGGCAAGTGTTGCTCGCTGCCGTTCATCTTCCGTGACACAGTGTACGACAAGTGCATCAAACACACCCACACGGGTAACATGTGGTGTGCGACCACGCCCAATTACGACCAGGACAGGACATGGGGGTTCTGCAAGCAAACAG AAAGACGAAGTAATACAATGTACCGACCTCCGGGCTACCTGCCCGCCCCAGTCCCTCACGTGGACTTGCCCAGTCTTCCTTCTGGCTGTGACCCCTCATGCTACAACATGTGCATTCCCGGATGTCACGTGACATGTTGTAGTGCGCATGCGCTTGCATTCCCTTCA ATATGA